From Bacillus pumilus, one genomic window encodes:
- the recO gene encoding DNA repair protein RecO, with protein sequence MLIKSEGIVLRTTDYGETNKIVTLLTREHGKIGVMARGAKKSNSRLSAISQPFLYGTFLIQSSTGLGTLQQGEMIESMRTIREDLFLTAYAAYMTELLDKGTEEKKPNPYLFELLLQSLRHLNEGTDADIILFIVEVKMLSVMGMKPELDQCVHCGQKEGQFHFSIRDNGFICQNCFSKDPYKLPLSPAAARLLRLFHYFDLSRLGQVDVKPQTKQEIRQVLDHYYEEYSGLYLKSKKFMNQMESMKKLMGGENKS encoded by the coding sequence ATGCTCATTAAAAGTGAAGGAATCGTCCTTAGAACAACAGATTATGGCGAAACAAACAAAATTGTCACGCTGCTCACTAGAGAACATGGGAAAATTGGCGTGATGGCAAGAGGTGCAAAAAAATCAAACAGCCGCCTGTCAGCCATAAGCCAGCCGTTTTTATACGGAACCTTCCTGATCCAATCATCAACAGGACTTGGAACGCTCCAGCAAGGCGAAATGATTGAAAGTATGCGAACCATTCGGGAGGATTTATTTTTGACCGCATATGCCGCATATATGACAGAGTTACTCGATAAAGGCACAGAAGAAAAAAAGCCAAACCCTTATTTGTTTGAGCTCCTGCTTCAATCTCTGCGTCATCTGAATGAAGGCACAGATGCTGATATTATCTTATTTATCGTAGAGGTCAAAATGTTATCAGTAATGGGAATGAAGCCTGAACTTGATCAATGTGTCCATTGTGGTCAAAAAGAAGGGCAGTTTCATTTCTCTATTAGAGATAACGGCTTCATTTGCCAAAATTGCTTTTCTAAAGATCCGTATAAACTGCCCTTATCCCCAGCAGCTGCAAGGCTGCTCCGTTTATTTCATTATTTTGATTTATCAAGGCTCGGTCAGGTTGATGTGAAACCGCAGACGAAACAAGAAATTCGTCAAGTGCTCGATCACTACTATGAAGAGTATTCAGGCCTTTATTTGAAATCAAAAAAATTCATGAATCAGATGGAATCCATGAAAAAGCTAATGGGCGGGGAAAACAAAAGTTGA
- a CDS encoding YqzL family protein, whose translation MLNFTWNVFSQTGSVDTYLLFKELEKENLERPDVLEEEIARFDFPIL comes from the coding sequence ATGTTGAATTTTACATGGAACGTATTTTCACAAACAGGAAGCGTTGACACGTATCTGCTTTTCAAAGAGTTAGAAAAGGAGAACCTGGAAAGACCCGATGTACTTGAAGAAGAGATAGCACGATTTGATTTTCCAATCTTATAA
- the era gene encoding GTPase Era — MTNEIFKSGFVSIIGRPNVGKSTFLNRVIGQKIAIMSDKPQTTRNKVQGVLTTNTSQTIFIDTPGIHKPKHKLGDFMMRVAQNTLKEVDLILFMINAKEGYGKGDEFIIERLKQTSTPVFLVVNKIDQIHPDELFLLIDEYRTRYPFKEIVPISALEGNNIDTLLQQIESYLPEGPQFYPADQVTDHPERFIISELIREKVLHLTREEIPHSIAVAIESIKPDENGKIHVAATIVVERDSQKGIVIGKRGSLLKEVGQKARRDIEALLGSKVYLELWVKVQKDWRNKSTHLRDFGFREDEY, encoded by the coding sequence ATGACTAACGAAATCTTCAAATCAGGATTTGTATCAATTATTGGAAGACCAAATGTAGGAAAATCAACCTTTCTTAATCGTGTGATTGGACAAAAGATCGCGATCATGAGTGATAAGCCCCAAACGACACGAAACAAAGTGCAAGGTGTCTTAACAACAAACACGTCACAAACGATCTTTATCGATACACCAGGGATTCATAAACCTAAGCATAAGCTTGGTGATTTTATGATGAGAGTGGCTCAAAATACACTGAAGGAAGTCGACCTGATCTTGTTTATGATCAATGCAAAGGAAGGCTATGGCAAGGGTGATGAATTCATCATTGAACGACTCAAGCAAACATCTACACCGGTATTCCTAGTCGTCAATAAAATCGACCAAATTCACCCAGATGAGCTGTTCCTTTTAATTGATGAATACCGCACACGTTATCCATTTAAGGAAATTGTGCCAATTTCAGCTCTTGAAGGAAACAACATTGACACGCTTCTTCAGCAGATTGAAAGTTATCTTCCTGAGGGCCCTCAATTTTATCCGGCAGATCAAGTAACAGATCATCCAGAGCGGTTTATTATTTCTGAATTAATTCGTGAAAAAGTGCTGCATTTAACGAGAGAAGAGATCCCGCACAGTATTGCAGTTGCGATCGAATCCATTAAGCCAGATGAAAATGGCAAGATCCATGTTGCGGCGACCATTGTCGTAGAACGTGATTCACAAAAAGGGATCGTCATTGGTAAACGAGGCAGCTTATTAAAAGAAGTGGGACAAAAAGCACGCAGAGATATTGAAGCACTTCTCGGTTCAAAAGTGTATCTGGAGCTTTGGGTAAAGGTTCAGAAGGACTGGCGTAATAAATCCACTCATCTTCGTGACTTCGGATTTAGAGAAGACGAATATTAA
- a CDS encoding cytidine deaminase — translation MNKQELISEAVKARDFAYVPYSKFKVGAALLSNDGKVYGGCNIENAAYGMCNCAERTALFKAYSEGITSFQMLAVVADTDRPVSPCGACRQVISELCAPDMPVILTNLKGHIYETTVNELLPGAFSPEDLND, via the coding sequence ATGAACAAACAAGAGTTGATTTCAGAAGCAGTTAAAGCAAGAGATTTTGCATATGTACCCTATTCAAAATTCAAAGTCGGTGCAGCATTATTGTCGAATGATGGAAAAGTGTATGGCGGCTGCAATATTGAAAATGCAGCATATGGCATGTGTAATTGTGCGGAAAGAACAGCACTTTTTAAAGCCTATTCAGAAGGCATCACATCGTTTCAAATGCTAGCGGTAGTGGCTGATACAGACCGGCCTGTTTCGCCGTGCGGCGCATGCAGACAGGTCATTTCAGAGCTATGTGCACCTGATATGCCAGTGATTCTAACGAACTTAAAAGGACATATATACGAAACAACAGTAAACGAACTATTGCCAGGCGCATTTTCACCGGAGGATTTAAATGACTAA
- a CDS encoding diacylglycerol kinase family protein, whose translation MAFQDLRKKRRPLARFFRSFYYAFRGIWRTFLNERNFRFHTVAAIIVVICGFWFHIEPFEWTIVLLLCGGMFALELVNTAIEHTVDLMTEEKHPLAERAKDAAAGAVCVYAAVSVMIGLIIFLPKIMQ comes from the coding sequence ATGGCCTTTCAAGATCTTCGTAAGAAGAGAAGGCCGCTTGCCCGTTTTTTTCGGAGTTTTTATTATGCATTTAGAGGAATATGGCGAACTTTCTTGAATGAACGGAATTTTCGATTTCACACAGTCGCAGCCATCATCGTGGTGATCTGCGGCTTTTGGTTTCACATTGAACCATTCGAATGGACGATCGTTTTGCTTTTATGCGGGGGGATGTTTGCGCTTGAACTTGTCAATACAGCCATTGAACATACAGTGGACCTGATGACAGAAGAGAAGCACCCTCTTGCAGAGAGAGCGAAGGACGCTGCAGCAGGCGCTGTTTGCGTTTACGCCGCGGTTTCGGTTATGATTGGGTTGATCATCTTCTTACCGAAGATCATGCAATAG
- the ybeY gene encoding rRNA maturation RNase YbeY gives MTLLIDLIDETGQVSKEQLEEVEKLLQFAADALEVKDQAEVSVTIVSNEEIHQINKEYRGKDAPTDVISFALEEEGEGEIEIIGADDIPPVLGDIIISVDRTKEQAEEYGHSFMRELGFLTIHGFLHLLGFDHMTEEDEKEMFAKQTKILDDYGLSRSS, from the coding sequence ATGACATTGTTAATCGATTTAATAGATGAAACAGGACAAGTATCAAAAGAGCAGCTTGAAGAAGTGGAAAAGCTTCTTCAGTTCGCTGCAGATGCCCTTGAGGTCAAAGATCAAGCGGAGGTATCAGTGACGATCGTCTCGAATGAAGAGATTCATCAAATCAATAAAGAATACCGCGGGAAAGACGCACCAACGGATGTCATCTCCTTTGCACTTGAGGAAGAAGGAGAAGGGGAAATTGAAATCATTGGTGCTGATGATATTCCGCCTGTACTCGGCGACATCATCATTAGTGTGGACCGTACGAAAGAGCAGGCAGAGGAATATGGACATTCCTTTATGAGAGAGCTTGGATTTCTCACCATTCATGGGTTCCTTCATTTGCTCGGGTTTGATCATATGACAGAAGAAGATGAAAAAGAAATGTTCGCCAAACAGACAAAGATCTTGGATGATTATGGCCTTTCAAGATCTTCGTAA
- a CDS encoding HD family phosphohydrolase, which yields MSKKEPQKMERSRYLNVLLYAGLAAILFVVLFFHVKPESLDLDLFSVSEQTIYSPSTVDDQEATEEKKQEATDQVEDQYTLKKAYSDNRVDLISSLFEAIKEEKKAADEKENPPSDKEMVKRVKEKLTSDMQEAVSDQSIKALLQASDENLSFTKDSIITVVNSLMSKEITAAKLQDEKKQVKTELENNSIPSKYLNAAKEIGEFAIIPNYVFDPVATEKKRQEAADNIQPVQIKQGQILVEEGELIDREVYRKLELTGLLNSSNLIKPVSGLMILIGLFLAAIIHSLETRKKSLVHKNKSLLLYSLIFTIILVIMEVFSLFQETKYTTIGYVVPVALGTMLIKLLINERLAIFSGLVFALCGSMMFNQGVTGVFNYVICAYYLVNGMAGILFLRKHNARSKILQAGLWVALVNVLVVLSITLIQNSSPSGLEIGVNLMMAFVSGFASSILVIGLMPVFESMFGILSTMKLIELSNPNHPLLKKILTETPGTYHHSVMVANLADAACEAVGANGLLARVGAYYHDIGKTKRPQYFIENQMNIDNPHDKLSPQLSKNIIIAHTTDGADMLREKKFPEELVDIAEQHHGKSLLKFFYYKAKERDDQVTEEEFRYPGPKPQSKEAAIISVADSVEAAVRSMHNPNPERIEKLVKGIISDKMQDGQFSECDLTFKELNIIGQTICTTLKGIFHSRIEYPDAPKQKVK from the coding sequence CTGTCTAAAAAAGAACCTCAGAAAATGGAGCGCTCACGTTATTTAAATGTTTTGCTATACGCTGGTTTAGCAGCCATTCTATTCGTGGTGCTCTTCTTCCATGTAAAGCCTGAATCGCTCGACTTAGATTTATTTTCAGTGAGCGAACAGACCATCTATTCTCCATCAACCGTCGATGATCAAGAAGCGACAGAAGAAAAGAAGCAAGAAGCAACAGATCAAGTAGAGGATCAATATACACTCAAAAAAGCGTATTCTGACAATCGTGTTGACCTCATCTCCTCCCTTTTTGAAGCCATTAAAGAAGAGAAGAAAGCAGCTGATGAAAAAGAGAATCCGCCATCAGATAAAGAAATGGTCAAGCGTGTCAAAGAAAAACTCACATCAGATATGCAGGAGGCTGTTTCAGACCAATCCATCAAAGCACTGCTTCAGGCAAGTGACGAAAATCTCTCTTTTACTAAGGATTCCATCATCACAGTGGTGAATTCACTGATGAGTAAAGAAATCACAGCAGCGAAATTACAAGATGAGAAAAAACAAGTGAAAACAGAGCTTGAAAATAATTCAATTCCATCAAAATACTTAAATGCAGCAAAAGAAATCGGTGAATTTGCGATCATTCCAAACTATGTATTTGATCCAGTGGCTACAGAGAAGAAAAGACAAGAAGCAGCTGATAATATTCAGCCGGTTCAGATTAAGCAAGGGCAAATTTTAGTCGAAGAAGGAGAACTTATCGACCGGGAAGTGTATCGTAAATTAGAACTGACAGGCCTCTTAAACAGCTCCAATTTGATTAAGCCTGTAAGCGGTCTTATGATATTGATTGGTCTGTTTTTAGCAGCGATTATTCATTCACTTGAAACGAGGAAAAAATCGCTTGTTCATAAGAATAAGTCGTTGCTGCTCTACTCGCTTATTTTCACCATTATTTTAGTCATCATGGAAGTATTCAGTCTCTTCCAGGAAACGAAGTATACGACAATAGGTTATGTGGTACCAGTGGCACTTGGCACGATGCTGATCAAGCTGCTTATCAATGAGCGGCTAGCGATCTTCTCTGGCCTTGTATTTGCTCTTTGCGGCAGTATGATGTTTAATCAAGGGGTAACCGGCGTCTTTAACTATGTGATCTGTGCTTATTACCTTGTGAACGGGATGGCGGGCATTTTATTTTTGAGAAAGCATAATGCACGTTCAAAAATATTGCAGGCAGGGCTTTGGGTCGCTTTGGTGAATGTCCTTGTGGTTCTATCCATTACGCTGATCCAAAACTCCTCACCATCAGGGCTTGAAATCGGTGTGAACCTCATGATGGCGTTTGTGTCAGGGTTTGCATCATCTATTTTGGTCATCGGGTTAATGCCTGTGTTTGAGAGTATGTTCGGCATCCTTTCAACAATGAAGCTGATTGAATTATCAAACCCAAATCATCCGCTGCTCAAAAAGATTTTAACAGAGACACCAGGTACATATCATCATAGTGTCATGGTGGCAAATTTAGCGGATGCTGCATGTGAAGCAGTTGGCGCAAACGGTCTTTTAGCAAGGGTCGGCGCTTATTATCATGACATTGGGAAAACGAAAAGACCGCAATACTTTATCGAAAACCAAATGAACATTGATAATCCACATGACAAGCTTTCTCCTCAGCTAAGTAAAAATATCATTATTGCCCATACGACAGATGGAGCTGATATGCTGAGAGAAAAGAAGTTTCCTGAAGAGCTTGTCGATATTGCAGAACAGCATCACGGGAAGTCACTGTTAAAGTTCTTTTACTATAAGGCAAAAGAGCGTGATGATCAGGTGACAGAGGAAGAATTCCGTTATCCTGGTCCAAAACCGCAATCAAAAGAAGCGGCAATTATTTCTGTAGCGGACAGCGTTGAAGCGGCAGTACGATCGATGCATAATCCAAATCCAGAGCGAATCGAAAAGCTCGTCAAAGGCATTATTTCAGATAAAATGCAGGATGGGCAATTTAGTGAATGTGATCTGACATTTAAAGAATTAAATATTATTGGTCAAACGATTTGTACAACATTAAAGGGGATTTTTCATTCTCGGATTGAATATCCAGATGCCCCGAAGCAGAAGGTGAAGTAA
- a CDS encoding PhoH family protein, which produces MTEHLLEIQQKLDSPNEAIALFGNQDAYLKLMENELNVSIITRGEKVYVSGQEASRDTASRLITSLLHLIRKGIEISERDVVYAIKMAQKDKLNYFENMYEDEITKNAKGKSIRVKTIGQREYAAAMKKDDLVFGIGPAGTGKTYLAVVNAVHALKNGHVKRIILTRPAVEAGESLGFLPGDLKEKVDPYLRPLYDALHDVLGSDHTERLIERGVIEIAPLAYMRGRTLDDAFVILDEAQNTTPAQMKMFLTRLGFGSKMVITGDITQIDLPKGMQSGLAAAKDMLAEIKGISFIELDQTDVVRHPLVAKIIGAYEKQK; this is translated from the coding sequence ATGACAGAACATTTACTTGAAATTCAACAAAAATTAGATAGCCCAAACGAAGCGATTGCTTTATTTGGAAATCAAGATGCTTATCTGAAACTGATGGAAAACGAGCTGAATGTCTCCATTATTACGCGCGGAGAAAAAGTGTATGTTTCTGGTCAGGAAGCATCAAGAGATACAGCGAGCCGTCTGATTACATCTCTCTTACATCTCATCCGAAAGGGAATTGAGATTTCTGAACGGGATGTCGTCTATGCCATTAAAATGGCGCAAAAAGACAAGCTCAATTATTTTGAAAATATGTATGAAGATGAAATTACGAAAAATGCTAAAGGGAAGTCAATCAGGGTAAAAACCATTGGCCAGCGGGAATATGCTGCGGCGATGAAAAAAGATGATCTGGTCTTTGGAATTGGACCAGCTGGAACAGGGAAGACGTATTTGGCAGTCGTCAATGCGGTACATGCACTGAAAAATGGACATGTGAAACGGATTATCCTGACAAGACCAGCTGTTGAAGCAGGAGAGAGTCTTGGCTTTTTACCAGGTGATCTAAAGGAAAAAGTAGATCCTTATTTAAGACCACTATATGATGCCTTGCATGATGTGCTTGGCAGTGATCATACGGAACGTTTAATCGAGCGCGGCGTGATTGAAATAGCGCCTCTTGCCTACATGAGAGGGCGGACACTCGATGATGCATTTGTTATTTTAGATGAAGCGCAGAATACGACGCCTGCCCAAATGAAAATGTTTTTGACGAGACTTGGGTTTGGCTCTAAAATGGTCATTACAGGAGATATTACACAGATTGATCTGCCGAAGGGCATGCAGTCTGGCCTTGCAGCTGCAAAGGACATGCTTGCAGAGATCAAGGGCATTTCATTTATTGAGCTAGACCAGACAGATGTGGTCAGACACCCGCTTGTGGCGAAGATCATCGGAGCATACGAAAAGCAAAAATGA
- the yqfD gene encoding sporulation protein YqfD, with the protein MKNKWFAYFIGRVEVEIKGNGIERLINECTRQGITMFQVSRRQDSVRLFIRLSDVHAFRKVQRHHEVTCSFHQKKGFPFLLLWSRKNIGFTLGIVCFLATILALSNMVWKIDIKGANPETEHQMRKHLDEIGVQKGRFQFLMGTPEKIQKSLTANIQSITWVGVELNGTTFQMKVVEKNEPEKEKYTSPQHIVAKKKAVITRMYVEKGEPLAAVDEHVKKGQMLVSGLIGSEDQQKTVGARAKIYGETWYRSEVSVPLRTSFDVFTGKMKTKHKLSAFGGSMPFWGISFKKDDFKQPKTETEVHPLHFLNFQLPFSYEKEMTRESEKINRTYTNKEAVQAGIKMGKKELEEKLGQTGEVKSEKVLHETTGNGKVKLIILYQVIEDIVQPTPIVQGD; encoded by the coding sequence GTGAAGAATAAATGGTTCGCCTATTTTATTGGCAGAGTGGAAGTGGAGATCAAGGGAAACGGCATTGAGCGGCTCATCAATGAGTGCACGAGACAGGGGATCACAATGTTTCAAGTGAGCCGCCGTCAAGACAGCGTGCGCTTATTTATTCGCTTATCAGATGTACATGCCTTCAGAAAAGTACAAAGACATCATGAAGTGACATGTTCATTTCATCAAAAGAAGGGATTTCCGTTTCTTCTCCTATGGTCAAGGAAGAATATTGGGTTTACCCTTGGGATTGTGTGTTTTCTAGCGACGATATTGGCGCTTTCAAACATGGTGTGGAAAATTGATATTAAAGGAGCCAATCCAGAAACTGAACATCAGATGAGAAAGCATTTAGACGAGATTGGAGTGCAAAAAGGCCGTTTTCAGTTTCTAATGGGAACACCTGAGAAAATTCAAAAATCACTGACCGCCAATATTCAAAGCATTACTTGGGTCGGCGTTGAACTAAACGGTACAACATTTCAAATGAAAGTTGTGGAAAAAAATGAGCCGGAAAAAGAGAAATATACGAGTCCTCAGCACATCGTTGCCAAGAAGAAGGCTGTCATCACGAGAATGTATGTGGAAAAAGGGGAGCCGCTTGCCGCAGTTGATGAGCATGTGAAGAAAGGGCAGATGCTCGTCTCTGGCCTCATCGGCAGCGAAGACCAGCAAAAAACGGTGGGTGCTAGAGCGAAAATTTATGGTGAAACGTGGTACCGTTCTGAAGTTTCTGTCCCTCTTCGAACATCTTTTGATGTCTTTACGGGTAAAATGAAGACAAAGCACAAGCTCTCCGCATTTGGAGGTTCAATGCCATTTTGGGGCATTTCCTTTAAAAAGGATGATTTTAAGCAGCCAAAAACAGAAACAGAAGTTCACCCACTACATTTCTTAAACTTCCAGCTCCCATTTTCCTATGAAAAAGAAATGACACGCGAAAGTGAAAAAATAAATCGGACATACACAAATAAAGAAGCGGTTCAAGCAGGGATTAAAATGGGTAAAAAAGAATTAGAAGAGAAGCTAGGTCAAACAGGAGAGGTGAAAAGTGAAAAAGTTTTGCACGAGACAACAGGGAATGGTAAAGTTAAGTTAATCATCCTTTACCAAGTAATAGAAGATATTGTTCAACCAACACCTATTGTTCAGGGAGACTAG
- the yqfC gene encoding sporulation protein YqfC, whose amino-acid sequence MGKRKNRLKAWLTRTLEIPPDVMMDLPRITMVGRLHIYIENHKGLLLFSDQEVRLMLKQGQCIISGKDFVIKTILPEEILLEGKIDEVRYIDS is encoded by the coding sequence ATGGGAAAAAGAAAAAATCGACTTAAAGCATGGCTGACAAGAACACTTGAAATCCCTCCAGACGTCATGATGGATCTTCCCCGTATTACGATGGTTGGCAGACTCCACATTTACATAGAGAACCATAAAGGGCTTTTGCTTTTCAGTGATCAAGAGGTAAGGCTGATGCTCAAACAAGGACAATGCATTATTTCAGGGAAAGATTTTGTGATTAAAACGATTTTGCCAGAAGAGATCTTATTAGAAGGGAAAATCGATGAGGTCCGTTATATTGATTCTTAA
- the floA gene encoding flotillin-like protein FloA (flotillin-like protein involved in membrane lipid rafts) → MDPSTLLLFVIIAAGLIVLSIFFTFVPVMLWISALAAGVRVSIFTLVGMRLRRVIPNRVVNPLIKAHKAGLDVTINQLESHYLAGGNVDRVVNALIAAQRANIELNFARCAAIDLAGRDVLEAVQMSVNPKVIETPFISGVAMDGIEVKAKARITVRANIERLVGGAGEETIIARVGEGIVSTIGSSNNHKKVLENPDMISQTVLGKGLDSGTAFEILSIDIADVDIGKNIGAILQTDQAEADKNIAQAKAEERRAMAVAQEQEMRARVEEMRAKVVEAEAEVPLAMAEALREGNIGVMDYMNIKNIDADTDMRDSFGKMTKGPSDNENK, encoded by the coding sequence ATGGATCCATCTACTTTACTATTATTTGTGATTATCGCAGCAGGTCTGATCGTTCTATCGATCTTCTTCACCTTTGTACCGGTGATGCTGTGGATTTCTGCCTTAGCGGCTGGCGTAAGAGTGAGCATTTTTACACTTGTAGGAATGAGACTTCGTCGAGTCATTCCAAACCGAGTGGTCAATCCGCTCATCAAAGCACATAAAGCAGGTCTTGATGTGACGATTAACCAATTAGAAAGTCACTACCTGGCAGGTGGTAACGTTGACCGTGTTGTGAACGCATTAATCGCAGCTCAACGTGCGAATATTGAATTGAACTTTGCACGTTGTGCAGCGATCGACCTAGCAGGCCGTGACGTACTTGAAGCTGTACAAATGAGTGTAAATCCTAAAGTCATTGAAACACCATTTATCTCTGGTGTGGCAATGGACGGGATTGAAGTAAAAGCCAAAGCACGTATTACAGTTCGCGCAAACATCGAACGACTTGTCGGTGGTGCAGGGGAAGAAACAATCATTGCTCGTGTAGGTGAAGGAATTGTCTCTACAATCGGTTCATCAAATAATCATAAAAAGGTTCTAGAGAATCCTGATATGATTTCTCAAACGGTTCTAGGAAAAGGATTAGATTCAGGTACTGCATTTGAAATTCTCTCGATTGATATCGCAGATGTGGATATCGGTAAGAACATCGGGGCGATTCTGCAAACGGACCAAGCAGAAGCAGACAAAAACATCGCACAAGCGAAAGCGGAAGAACGCCGCGCAATGGCTGTTGCCCAAGAACAAGAAATGCGTGCAAGAGTTGAAGAAATGCGCGCGAAAGTCGTAGAAGCAGAGGCTGAAGTACCACTTGCAATGGCTGAAGCATTACGCGAAGGTAATATTGGAGTCATGGACTACATGAACATTAAGAATATCGATGCTGATACGGATATGAGAGATTCATTTGGTAAAATGACAAAAGGTCCATCTGATAATGAAAACAAATAA
- a CDS encoding NfeD family protein — protein MKKIKISIALFSCFIICLLLGVQLTAKSVDQKVHVIPIEDTVEKGLSKFIERSFEQAKSERAKHIILDINTPGGAVDAALEIADTIRASDIPVTAFVNHRALSAGAFLALNADEIYMTPNGKMGAAAIIDGEGNAADQKSESLWLAEMSDAAEKQGRDPKYALAMADPDIDAKDAGAPKGELLTFNTDRALQFGYAEGEAKNLDDLLQKLKLADASVQYDEVSFAEKVARFLTHPIVIPILLSIASLGLIVELYSPGFGVPGTMGVTALLLFFYGHLVAGFAGYETLFLFLAGILLMILELFLPGGIVGVIGLICVVASLFLAAGSFTEMAISILIATAVSIIAVILLTKVLGKRMKFFKKFILTDSTNKESGYVSNETREDLVGQIAVTLTALRPSGTAVLGDERIDVVSEGAFIDKDEQVKIVKAEGSRIVVRKV, from the coding sequence ATGAAAAAAATAAAAATTTCTATTGCTCTCTTCAGTTGTTTTATAATATGCTTGTTATTAGGGGTTCAATTGACCGCGAAATCAGTAGATCAGAAAGTTCATGTTATCCCAATTGAAGATACAGTAGAAAAAGGACTTTCTAAATTTATTGAACGATCATTTGAGCAGGCAAAGTCCGAACGAGCGAAACATATCATTCTAGACATCAATACACCAGGTGGTGCAGTCGATGCGGCGCTTGAGATTGCAGATACCATTCGTGCGTCTGATATCCCTGTGACAGCATTTGTGAATCATAGAGCGCTTTCAGCAGGGGCATTCCTTGCACTAAATGCCGACGAGATTTACATGACCCCAAATGGAAAGATGGGAGCTGCTGCGATCATTGATGGGGAAGGCAATGCTGCCGATCAAAAATCTGAATCGCTATGGCTTGCTGAAATGAGTGATGCTGCCGAAAAGCAGGGGCGTGATCCGAAATATGCGCTTGCGATGGCTGATCCAGACATAGATGCGAAAGATGCTGGTGCACCAAAAGGAGAACTGCTCACCTTTAATACGGATCGAGCGCTTCAATTTGGTTACGCAGAAGGTGAAGCGAAGAATTTAGATGACTTGCTTCAGAAGCTGAAATTAGCAGACGCTTCTGTTCAATACGATGAAGTGAGCTTTGCTGAAAAGGTTGCGCGCTTTCTCACGCACCCAATCGTCATTCCAATCCTTTTATCCATCGCAAGCTTAGGGTTAATTGTTGAGCTCTATTCTCCTGGCTTTGGGGTTCCAGGCACCATGGGAGTGACAGCGCTTCTTTTATTCTTTTATGGACATCTCGTGGCTGGTTTTGCAGGATATGAGACGTTGTTCCTGTTTTTAGCAGGGATATTGCTCATGATTCTGGAATTGTTTTTGCCGGGGGGAATCGTAGGTGTCATTGGACTGATCTGTGTTGTTGCCAGCTTATTTTTAGCAGCTGGAAGCTTTACAGAAATGGCGATTTCCATCTTGATTGCCACTGCTGTTTCAATCATAGCAGTTATTTTATTGACAAAGGTGTTGGGGAAACGTATGAAATTTTTTAAAAAGTTCATTTTAACCGATTCAACCAATAAAGAAAGCGGTTATGTCTCAAATGAAACAAGAGAGGATCTTGTTGGACAGATCGCTGTTACATTAACAGCGCTTCGCCCATCTGGGACGGCTGTACTCGGAGATGAGCGCATTGACGTTGTGTCAGAAGGTGCGTTTATTGACAAGGATGAACAGGTTAAAATCGTCAAAGCGGAAGGCTCACGCATTGTCGTGAGGAAAGTATAG
- a CDS encoding GatB/YqeY domain-containing protein produces MSLLEQLNTDMKLFMKNREKDKLVVIRMVKASLQNEAIKLKKDSLTGDEELTVLSREIKQRKDSLHEFSKANRLDLVDKVQKEIDILDVYLPEQLSEEELQTIVKETIAETGASSKADMGKVMSAIMPKVKGKADGAVINRLVSEQLSQ; encoded by the coding sequence ATGAGTCTTCTTGAGCAATTAAATACTGATATGAAGCTTTTTATGAAAAACCGTGAGAAAGACAAGCTTGTTGTCATTCGTATGGTAAAGGCTTCGCTCCAAAATGAAGCAATTAAGCTTAAGAAAGACAGTTTGACCGGCGATGAGGAACTAACCGTCCTTTCCCGCGAGATTAAGCAACGTAAAGACTCCCTCCATGAATTTTCGAAAGCTAATCGCTTAGATTTAGTAGATAAAGTTCAAAAAGAGATTGACATCTTAGACGTTTATTTACCTGAACAGCTTTCTGAAGAAGAACTGCAAACGATCGTGAAAGAAACGATCGCTGAAACAGGTGCTTCATCGAAGGCTGATATGGGTAAAGTCATGAGCGCTATTATGCCAAAAGTAAAAGGTAAAGCTGATGGTGCTGTCATTAACAGACTTGTCAGCGAGCAGCTGTCTCAATAA